Proteins from a single region of Leuconostoc gasicomitatum LMG 18811:
- a CDS encoding phage gp6-like head-tail connector protein produces MAIVTADTIINELHLNISETAQIQSLINFAQDYIVSTTVKGETVADVVSGTDENIFNQAVRSIVSSLYFGNVEQSGFGIQSMVLLNSIRNMYQGGE; encoded by the coding sequence ATGGCAATCGTAACAGCGGACACAATTATTAATGAGCTACATTTAAACATATCAGAAACAGCACAAATTCAATCACTAATCAATTTTGCACAGGACTACATTGTATCAACAACCGTTAAAGGTGAAACGGTGGCGGACGTTGTATCAGGAACTGATGAAAATATCTTTAATCAAGCAGTTAGAAGTATTGTCTCAAGTTTATATTTTGGTAACGTGGAACAGTCAGGCTTTGGGATTCAGAGCATGGTACTACTTAATTCAATCAGAAATATGTATCAAGGGGGAGAATAA
- a CDS encoding phage major capsid protein, with the protein MINTVSVDSNNVTLPVVKHATAGFTEVSAENADTVSVDAPAIQEVNFDLKLYSGALPMSYQLAHSSKSAQRVILQHITAMRDLTRLQKVGALLKTATPKAVKSIDDIKDVYNVDSFVNYLDTNKSFIMTAELFGELDKAKDSTGAYILQPLATDATKKSIGGYPVEVVSSDVLGAGKVAFFGDAKAFIVEAINENMIFTYQENRNLSTVAVGGVFFDTKVADSDAGVFITFGDSGK; encoded by the coding sequence TTGATTAATACGGTATCAGTTGATAGCAACAACGTCACACTTCCAGTTGTTAAGCACGCAACAGCAGGGTTCACAGAAGTATCAGCAGAAAACGCAGACACGGTCTCAGTAGACGCCCCAGCAATTCAAGAAGTGAACTTTGATTTGAAGCTATATAGCGGTGCCTTGCCAATGTCATATCAATTAGCTCACAGCTCAAAGTCAGCACAACGTGTTATTTTGCAACACATTACAGCTATGCGTGATTTGACACGTTTGCAAAAGGTGGGGGCATTGTTGAAGACAGCCACACCTAAAGCAGTAAAGTCAATTGATGACATTAAGGACGTTTACAATGTTGATTCATTTGTGAACTATCTAGACACTAACAAGTCATTTATTATGACAGCAGAATTGTTTGGTGAACTTGATAAGGCTAAGGATTCAACAGGTGCATACATTTTGCAACCATTGGCTACGGACGCTACAAAGAAGTCAATCGGTGGTTATCCAGTTGAAGTAGTTTCAAGTGATGTATTGGGAGCTGGTAAAGTAGCATTCTTTGGTGACGCTAAGGCGTTCATTGTTGAAGCTATCAATGAAAATATGATTTTCACTTATCAAGAGAATCGTAACTTATCAACCGTAGCAGTTGGTGGTGTTTTCTTTGACACTAAGGTAGCTGATTCAGACGCTGGTGTATTTATTACATTTGGTGATTCAGGTAAGTAA
- the zapA gene encoding cell division protein ZapA, whose product MVTQNEKKHYKANLAGKNYTISGNASLPHFKATETLFNKQLIQIKTVAPNLSQGDQTVLLTFNALSDQLHKQAEIDELQAKIARLESELKNMQKLKKRREPKNAIGSIIDDAKHDSQARITDKLFNQGTTNL is encoded by the coding sequence ATGGTTACTCAAAACGAGAAAAAGCATTACAAGGCTAATTTGGCTGGCAAAAATTATACAATTTCGGGCAATGCTAGTTTGCCACATTTTAAAGCCACTGAAACTTTATTCAATAAACAATTGATTCAAATAAAAACGGTTGCACCAAATTTATCTCAAGGTGATCAAACAGTATTATTAACATTTAATGCACTTTCTGATCAGCTTCACAAACAAGCTGAAATTGATGAATTACAGGCGAAAATTGCCAGATTAGAATCCGAATTAAAAAACATGCAAAAGCTAAAAAAGAGGCGTGAGCCTAAAAACGCTATTGGCTCAATTATTGATGATGCCAAACATGATAGTCAAGCACGCATAACAGATAAGCTATTTAATCAAGGAACAACAAACTTATGA